A genomic window from Megalobrama amblycephala isolate DHTTF-2021 linkage group LG2, ASM1881202v1, whole genome shotgun sequence includes:
- the cuedc1a gene encoding CUE domain-containing protein 1a isoform X1, with translation MMTSLFRRSNANSNHGSSTRGGDAASGELNNRRPPRQVRHLEFSQAMDDFKTMFPSMEHEVIECVLRANHGAVDSTIDQLLQMSLDSQATDDSSDSEDSIPPEILERTLEPDSSDEEPPPVYAPPSYDMHIYDRKHPADVPSTPPPRFDDYPPPGHQQVGRYRNWNPPLLGNLPDDFLRILPQQSESLQRSQSSLSQPSSSSSSSLSSLTQLSSSSGALSGSVWSSEQDRKLKQYLEDERIALFLQNQEFMKELQRNRDFLIALEIDRQRCEKTQCGHSSACTENSTEGDNCGSGSEEACSSVSDDALFMEKLKHMGKSTRKKLFEIARSFSEKTRRKKSKKRALPKHQSYPHMSSSDIHCQKSASILGSANSTINLLDETEGPLSAEGDSQLKRLSGREEGEESKEVMS, from the exons ATGATGACCAGCCTTTTCCGCCGGAGTAACGCGAACAGTAACCATGGCAGCAGTACTCGAGGGGGCGACGCTGCCTCAGGGGAGCTCAATAACAGGAGGCCTCCACGTCAGGTCCGGCATTTGGAGTTTAGCCAGGCAATGGATGACTTTAAGACGATGTTTCCCAGCATGGAGCATGAGGTTATCGAGTGTGTCTTGAGGGCTAACCACGGTGCTGTCGACTCCACCATTGACCAGCTTCTGCAGATGAGCTTGGATAGCCAAGCCACAGATGACAGTTCGGATTCTGAGGACAGCATTCCTCCAGAG ATCCTGGAGAGAACGCTGGAGCCGGACAGCTCAGATGAGGAACCTCCACCCGTCTACGCTCCGCCCTCCTATGACATGCACATCTATGACAGAAAACATCCCGCAGATGTTCCATCCACACCACCACCCAG GTTCGATGATTATCCCCCTCCTGGGCATCAGCAGGTCGGCAGATACAGGAACTGGAATCCACCGTTACTAGGCAACCTCCCCGATGACTTCCTGCGGATCCTGCCTCAGCAGTCAGAGAGTCTTCAG CGTTCTCAGAGCAGCTTGTCTcagccttcctcctcctcctcttcctccctgTCATCCCTGACGCAGCTCTCATCCAGCAGTGGTGCCCTGTCAGGTAGCGTTTGGTCATCCGAACAGGACAGGAAGTTGAAACAGTACTTGGAGGATGAGAGAATCGCCCTTTTCCTACAGAATCAGGAGTTCATGAAAGAGCTACAGCGTAACAGAGACTTCCTCATAGCTCTGGAAATAG ATCGTCAGAGGTGCGAGAAAACACAGTGTGGTCATTCATCCGCTTGCACGGAGAACTCCACCGAAG GTGATAATTGTGGCTCGGGGTCTGAGGAGGCCTGTTCATCTGTCTCTGATGATGCCTTATTCATGGAGAAACTCAAGCACATGGGCAAAT CTACAAGGAAGAAGCTTTTTGAAATTGCTAGGTCATTCTCGGAGAAGACCAGAAGGAAGAAGTCCAAAAAGCGAGCTCTACCCAAACATCAGTCATATCCTCATATGTCCAGCTCGGACATTCACTGCCAGAAGTCTGCATCTAT TCTGGGCTCTGCAAACTCCACCATCAATCTCCTGGATGAAACAGAGGGACCACTGTCAG CTGAGGGTGACAGCCAACTCAAGAGGCTTTCAGGAAGAGAGGAAGGGGAGGAATCAAAGGAAGTGATGTCATG A
- the vezf1a gene encoding vascular endothelial zinc finger 1 isoform X1, whose protein sequence is MMEQSWSSFLFQQANEALHHQHQVAPNSLLPLLNAEPQDQKPVMPIPLDHKPPVSAAELLKDNVASGTGGGGGGNAGGGGPMPVVKKEHKSKTPFICGYCNKAFRDSYHLRRHESCHTGIKMVSRPKKTAQAAPTMVPLISTMPRETTGDPAYISTVAGIFSTATTSTSSASTVMSPTSMSNVTQHSAPKKPPKPVKKNHGCEMCGKAFRDVYHLNRHKLSHSDEKPFECPICQQRFKRKDRMTYHVRSHDGGVHKPYVCSVCGKGFSRPDHLSCHVKHVHSSERPFKCQVTACTSAFATKDRLRSHMIRHEGKVTCNVCGKMLSAAYITSHLKTHGQSNFNNACNKGDWQWNHSGLRKDNTEVCNSSSTTPVSAAAPITSAMNRGNTSNPVTIAAQMNISTNTVNITSPVSLQHPVTITGPVNIASVNIPATAPMNIAHPVAITTPMPMNIGGPLNIAMRPMDSMSFLSQVLPSSPW, encoded by the exons CAGGCTAATGAAGCCCTTCACCACCAGCACCAGGTGGCCCCGAACAGCCTGCTGCCACTGCTGAACGCTGAGCCACAGGACCAGAAGCCTGTGATGCCCATTCCGCTGGACCACAAGCCCCCTGTAAGCGCAGCCGAGCTCCTAAAGGACAATGTAGCCAGCGGGACGGGGGGAGGAGGGGGTGGGAACGCTGGAGGGGGCGGTCCGATGCCCGTGGTCAAGAAAGAGCACAAGAGCAAGACGCCATTCATCTGCGGCTACTGCAACAAGGCCTTCCGTGACAGCTACCACCTTCGCCGCCATGAGTCTTGCCACACTGGCATCAAAATGGTGTCCAGACCCAAGAAGACCGCGCAGGCGGCACCCACCATGGTCCCGCTCATCTCCACCATGCCCCGCGAGACCACGGGTGACCCTGCCTACATCTCAACCGTCGCTGGCATCTTCTCCACGGCTACCACTTCCACGTCCTCTGCTTCCACTGTCATGTCCCCGACGTCCATGTCCAACGTGACCCAGCACAGTGCTCCCAAAAAGCCACCCAAGCCTGTAAAAAAGAACCACGGCTGTGAAATGTGCGGGAAAGCCTTCCGGGACGTTTACCATCTGAACCGTCACAAGCTGTCACACTCGGACGAAAAGCCGTTCGAGTGTCCTATATGCCAGCAGCGCTTTAAGAGGAAAGATCGCATGACGTACCATGTGCGCTCGCATGATGGAGGTGTCCACAAACCCTACGTCTGTTCTGTGTGCGGAAAGGGCTTTTCGAG GCCTGACCATCTCAGCTGCCACGTAAAGCATGTTCATTCCTCAGAGAGACCTTTCAAATGCCAAGTAACG GCCTGTACATCAGCCTTTGCCACCAAAGACAGACTTCGGTCGCATATGATTCGGCACGAGGGGAAAGTCACGTGCAACGTGTGCGGAAAGATGCTGAGCGCCGCCTACATCACCAGCCACTTAAAAACACATGGCCAGAGCAACTTTAACAACGCCTGTAACAAAG GAGACTGGCAGTGGAACCACTCAGGGCTCCGAAAAG ACAACACTGAAGTCTGCAACTCTTCCTCCACCACGCCGGTCTCGGCCGCAGCACCCATCACCTCTGCAATGAACCGTGGCAACACCAGCAACCCCGTTACTATAGCAGCCCAGATGAACATCTCCACCAACACGGTCAATATCACATCTCCCGTCAGCCTGCAGCACCCGGTTACCATCACCGGCCCTGTGAACATCGCCTCCGTCAACATCCCAGCCACAGCGCCCATGAACATCGCCCACCCAGTGGCCATCACAACCCCCATGCCCATGAACATCGGTGGCCCGCTCAACATCGCCATGAGACCAATGGACAGCATGTCCTTCCTGTCCCAAGTTTTGCCGTCTTCTCCCTGGTAG
- the cuedc1a gene encoding CUE domain-containing protein 1a isoform X3, translating to MMTSLFRRSNANSNHGSSTRGGDAASGELNNRRPPRQVRHLEFSQAMDDFKTMFPSMEHEVIECVLRANHGAVDSTIDQLLQMSLDSQATDDSSDSEDSIPPEILERTLEPDSSDEEPPPVYAPPSYDMHIYDRKHPADVPSTPPPRFDDYPPPGHQQVGRYRNWNPPLLGNLPDDFLRILPQQSESLQRSQSSLSQPSSSSSSSLSSLTQLSSSSGALSGSVWSSEQDRKLKQYLEDERIALFLQNQEFMKELQRNRDFLIALEIGDNCGSGSEEACSSVSDDALFMEKLKHMGKSTRKKLFEIARSFSEKTRRKKSKKRALPKHQSYPHMSSSDIHCQKSASILGSANSTINLLDETEGPLSAEGDSQLKRLSGREEGEESKEVMS from the exons ATGATGACCAGCCTTTTCCGCCGGAGTAACGCGAACAGTAACCATGGCAGCAGTACTCGAGGGGGCGACGCTGCCTCAGGGGAGCTCAATAACAGGAGGCCTCCACGTCAGGTCCGGCATTTGGAGTTTAGCCAGGCAATGGATGACTTTAAGACGATGTTTCCCAGCATGGAGCATGAGGTTATCGAGTGTGTCTTGAGGGCTAACCACGGTGCTGTCGACTCCACCATTGACCAGCTTCTGCAGATGAGCTTGGATAGCCAAGCCACAGATGACAGTTCGGATTCTGAGGACAGCATTCCTCCAGAG ATCCTGGAGAGAACGCTGGAGCCGGACAGCTCAGATGAGGAACCTCCACCCGTCTACGCTCCGCCCTCCTATGACATGCACATCTATGACAGAAAACATCCCGCAGATGTTCCATCCACACCACCACCCAG GTTCGATGATTATCCCCCTCCTGGGCATCAGCAGGTCGGCAGATACAGGAACTGGAATCCACCGTTACTAGGCAACCTCCCCGATGACTTCCTGCGGATCCTGCCTCAGCAGTCAGAGAGTCTTCAG CGTTCTCAGAGCAGCTTGTCTcagccttcctcctcctcctcttcctccctgTCATCCCTGACGCAGCTCTCATCCAGCAGTGGTGCCCTGTCAGGTAGCGTTTGGTCATCCGAACAGGACAGGAAGTTGAAACAGTACTTGGAGGATGAGAGAATCGCCCTTTTCCTACAGAATCAGGAGTTCATGAAAGAGCTACAGCGTAACAGAGACTTCCTCATAGCTCTGGAAATAG GTGATAATTGTGGCTCGGGGTCTGAGGAGGCCTGTTCATCTGTCTCTGATGATGCCTTATTCATGGAGAAACTCAAGCACATGGGCAAAT CTACAAGGAAGAAGCTTTTTGAAATTGCTAGGTCATTCTCGGAGAAGACCAGAAGGAAGAAGTCCAAAAAGCGAGCTCTACCCAAACATCAGTCATATCCTCATATGTCCAGCTCGGACATTCACTGCCAGAAGTCTGCATCTAT TCTGGGCTCTGCAAACTCCACCATCAATCTCCTGGATGAAACAGAGGGACCACTGTCAG CTGAGGGTGACAGCCAACTCAAGAGGCTTTCAGGAAGAGAGGAAGGGGAGGAATCAAAGGAAGTGATGTCATG A
- the cuedc1a gene encoding CUE domain-containing protein 1a isoform X2: MMTSLFRRSNANSNHGSSTRGGDAASGELNNRRPPRQVRHLEFSQAMDDFKTMFPSMEHEVIECVLRANHGAVDSTIDQLLQMSLDSQATDDSSDSEDSIPPEILERTLEPDSSDEEPPPVYAPPSYDMHIYDRKHPADVPSTPPPRFDDYPPPGHQQVGRYRNWNPPLLGNLPDDFLRILPQQSESLQRSQSSLSQPSSSSSSSLSSLTQLSSSSGALSGSVWSSEQDRKLKQYLEDERIALFLQNQEFMKELQRNRDFLIALEIDRQRCEKTQCGHSSACTENSTEGDNCGSGSEEACSSVSDDALFMEKLKHMGKSTRKKLFEIARSFSEKTRRKKSKKRALPKHQSLGSANSTINLLDETEGPLSAEGDSQLKRLSGREEGEESKEVMS, from the exons ATGATGACCAGCCTTTTCCGCCGGAGTAACGCGAACAGTAACCATGGCAGCAGTACTCGAGGGGGCGACGCTGCCTCAGGGGAGCTCAATAACAGGAGGCCTCCACGTCAGGTCCGGCATTTGGAGTTTAGCCAGGCAATGGATGACTTTAAGACGATGTTTCCCAGCATGGAGCATGAGGTTATCGAGTGTGTCTTGAGGGCTAACCACGGTGCTGTCGACTCCACCATTGACCAGCTTCTGCAGATGAGCTTGGATAGCCAAGCCACAGATGACAGTTCGGATTCTGAGGACAGCATTCCTCCAGAG ATCCTGGAGAGAACGCTGGAGCCGGACAGCTCAGATGAGGAACCTCCACCCGTCTACGCTCCGCCCTCCTATGACATGCACATCTATGACAGAAAACATCCCGCAGATGTTCCATCCACACCACCACCCAG GTTCGATGATTATCCCCCTCCTGGGCATCAGCAGGTCGGCAGATACAGGAACTGGAATCCACCGTTACTAGGCAACCTCCCCGATGACTTCCTGCGGATCCTGCCTCAGCAGTCAGAGAGTCTTCAG CGTTCTCAGAGCAGCTTGTCTcagccttcctcctcctcctcttcctccctgTCATCCCTGACGCAGCTCTCATCCAGCAGTGGTGCCCTGTCAGGTAGCGTTTGGTCATCCGAACAGGACAGGAAGTTGAAACAGTACTTGGAGGATGAGAGAATCGCCCTTTTCCTACAGAATCAGGAGTTCATGAAAGAGCTACAGCGTAACAGAGACTTCCTCATAGCTCTGGAAATAG ATCGTCAGAGGTGCGAGAAAACACAGTGTGGTCATTCATCCGCTTGCACGGAGAACTCCACCGAAG GTGATAATTGTGGCTCGGGGTCTGAGGAGGCCTGTTCATCTGTCTCTGATGATGCCTTATTCATGGAGAAACTCAAGCACATGGGCAAAT CTACAAGGAAGAAGCTTTTTGAAATTGCTAGGTCATTCTCGGAGAAGACCAGAAGGAAGAAGTCCAAAAAGCGAGCTCTACCCAAACATCAGTC TCTGGGCTCTGCAAACTCCACCATCAATCTCCTGGATGAAACAGAGGGACCACTGTCAG CTGAGGGTGACAGCCAACTCAAGAGGCTTTCAGGAAGAGAGGAAGGGGAGGAATCAAAGGAAGTGATGTCATG A
- the vezf1a gene encoding vascular endothelial zinc finger 1 isoform X2, giving the protein MMEQSWSSFLFQQANEALHHQHQVAPNSLLPLLNAEPQDQKPVMPIPLDHKPPVSAAELLKDNVASGTGGGGGGNAGGGGPMPVVKKEHKSKTPFICGYCNKAFRDSYHLRRHESCHTGIKMVSRPKKTAQAAPTMVPLISTMPRETTGDPAYISTVAGIFSTATTSTSSASTVMSPTSMSNVTQHSAPKKPPKPVKKNHGCEMCGKAFRDVYHLNRHKLSHSDEKPFECPICQQRFKRKDRMTYHVRSHDGGVHKPYVCSVCGKGFSRPDHLSCHVKHVHSSERPFKCQVTACTSAFATKDRLRSHMIRHEGKVTCNVCGKMLSAAYITSHLKTHGQSNFNNACNKDNTEVCNSSSTTPVSAAAPITSAMNRGNTSNPVTIAAQMNISTNTVNITSPVSLQHPVTITGPVNIASVNIPATAPMNIAHPVAITTPMPMNIGGPLNIAMRPMDSMSFLSQVLPSSPW; this is encoded by the exons CAGGCTAATGAAGCCCTTCACCACCAGCACCAGGTGGCCCCGAACAGCCTGCTGCCACTGCTGAACGCTGAGCCACAGGACCAGAAGCCTGTGATGCCCATTCCGCTGGACCACAAGCCCCCTGTAAGCGCAGCCGAGCTCCTAAAGGACAATGTAGCCAGCGGGACGGGGGGAGGAGGGGGTGGGAACGCTGGAGGGGGCGGTCCGATGCCCGTGGTCAAGAAAGAGCACAAGAGCAAGACGCCATTCATCTGCGGCTACTGCAACAAGGCCTTCCGTGACAGCTACCACCTTCGCCGCCATGAGTCTTGCCACACTGGCATCAAAATGGTGTCCAGACCCAAGAAGACCGCGCAGGCGGCACCCACCATGGTCCCGCTCATCTCCACCATGCCCCGCGAGACCACGGGTGACCCTGCCTACATCTCAACCGTCGCTGGCATCTTCTCCACGGCTACCACTTCCACGTCCTCTGCTTCCACTGTCATGTCCCCGACGTCCATGTCCAACGTGACCCAGCACAGTGCTCCCAAAAAGCCACCCAAGCCTGTAAAAAAGAACCACGGCTGTGAAATGTGCGGGAAAGCCTTCCGGGACGTTTACCATCTGAACCGTCACAAGCTGTCACACTCGGACGAAAAGCCGTTCGAGTGTCCTATATGCCAGCAGCGCTTTAAGAGGAAAGATCGCATGACGTACCATGTGCGCTCGCATGATGGAGGTGTCCACAAACCCTACGTCTGTTCTGTGTGCGGAAAGGGCTTTTCGAG GCCTGACCATCTCAGCTGCCACGTAAAGCATGTTCATTCCTCAGAGAGACCTTTCAAATGCCAAGTAACG GCCTGTACATCAGCCTTTGCCACCAAAGACAGACTTCGGTCGCATATGATTCGGCACGAGGGGAAAGTCACGTGCAACGTGTGCGGAAAGATGCTGAGCGCCGCCTACATCACCAGCCACTTAAAAACACATGGCCAGAGCAACTTTAACAACGCCTGTAACAAAG ACAACACTGAAGTCTGCAACTCTTCCTCCACCACGCCGGTCTCGGCCGCAGCACCCATCACCTCTGCAATGAACCGTGGCAACACCAGCAACCCCGTTACTATAGCAGCCCAGATGAACATCTCCACCAACACGGTCAATATCACATCTCCCGTCAGCCTGCAGCACCCGGTTACCATCACCGGCCCTGTGAACATCGCCTCCGTCAACATCCCAGCCACAGCGCCCATGAACATCGCCCACCCAGTGGCCATCACAACCCCCATGCCCATGAACATCGGTGGCCCGCTCAACATCGCCATGAGACCAATGGACAGCATGTCCTTCCTGTCCCAAGTTTTGCCGTCTTCTCCCTGGTAG